In the genome of Parcubacteria group bacterium, the window AATGAGTTGCCTTTATTTCTTCCATCTTTCTAGAATTAATTCCAGTTGAACTGAACAATGGGACTGTCTCGTCGCCTTTCCCATATTCAATACCTCTATCAGTTGTATCATCATAGAAATTTTCCGGCATCCCGTGTTTCCATTTCCCTTCTTTTAGGGTTTCCGCCACTCGAAATTTTTTGATGGTTTTTTCCGAATCAAGATTCCCGACCATATTGACAAAATTAACTCCGCTCATTCTTTTGACTCTCTCCTTGCCATTAAGAAACTCTAAGAGTGAATTATCAGGATAATCGTCTGGATAATTTTTCATTTCCCCATCGGAAACTTTTTGAAGATAATCGTAGTCAGGAAGCAATTCCCCAACTGACTTTACTTTATCTTGAATATATTTCTCCAAATCTGAATATCCCGCATGACGAGCTTCAACCTTGAATAATTCTTTAGCAAGCTGTTCTGCTCTGGAAAAAAATCCTTCCCCTGCTTCCAAGTACAAATAACCCTTTGGCGATCCCCTATGCGGTGTTCCCAAAGTTATCAATTGATCCACATCATCTTGATAATCATCTCCTTCAATATAATACCTCGCAATCAAACCCCCCATCGAATGCGCCACCAAATCCACTTTCGAAACTCCTGTGCTGTTTTTCACATCTTGGATTTTTTGCTTCAGCAAACCCGCAGTAATAACATTGCTGTCTCTCCATTCATAGGGAAACTCGAATAGATTGATGTTTTTCTGATATCCGTTCTGATCCAGAGAATTTATCAAATTATCATAAGTATGCAGAATCGGATCCATAATCAGCTTGCCTGCTACTTCAGCCGATCCCATAATTCCCGGAATAATAATCGCCGGATCAGAAATCAAATTACTGTTTCTGAATCCATCGAGCGTGTAATCTCCGCTAATTTTTTCTCCCTTCTCTGGCGAATCATTTTTCTCTGTCGGCCCTTGAAGATGCCCGTACCAGTTGTTTTTCAAAATGACCTTGCTTTTTTCCGAAACAGGATCTTCATTTTCAGAATATTTTTTGGCGCTGGATATTAAAGCATTTTTTTGCTTATTGCCTTCAAAATTAGAATTCACGATTTCCAAACGACTCATTGGTTCTCCGCTATAATATCTAACGGAAACCTCGACATCCGCATAAGAATTATTCTTGAAGCTGGAATTTTCAATATGAAGATTTCCATATTCAAATTTTAATGCCGGATTAATTCTTTCCAGCGACTCAGCTGCCCAAGCAGTATTAAACAATCTTCGAAAAATATTATGATTCATCGCTTGGCAATTTTCATCCTCATACGGACAAGCACATTCTTCTTGATCAACATAATCGTAGGATCCCATATTATTGAATTCTACATAGCGAAAAATAGAAGGTTCAGTGCTATATTCTGATATCCATGCATTATCAGCAAACTTTATCAATCCTCTTTCTCCTCGGACGCAATTAGTTTTTATTCCATACTCAGAAGGAGCCGGAGTTGCTTTAGTAAAAATTATTTTTTCATCCTTAGTTCCTTCGGCTATAATTCTTCCCATATTAACCTCCAAATTCAAAATTTCAATATGTGTTCCTTTTTCTATGGTAAGATTAGCGCCATTAACAATAACTACCGGTTTATCTAAGTTGTTATAAACTATATTCCCTCTCCATGTAGTGTCAGTATCAATTACAACAAAGTTATCATAATCCGTCCATTTTTCTTCATCTGGAATATCCAAGGCTTTTGCCACACCAGCATCAAAAAATCCTACCTTTATTAGAGATAATATAATCAAGCTTGCCGAAAAAAAGAAAGATTTTTTTTCAAATACTTTTTTCATTTTTTTATTATATCACAACACAAAAGCACCGCAACGGCAATTTGACATAAACTCAATAGTATAGTAGTATTACATCATATAAGAATCCCGGCCAGAAGTTTATACACTTCACATCGTGGCGGGGGTTTTTATTTTATTCGGGAGAAAAACAAGACATGAAATACTTCTTATTGTTTTTATCTTCTTTGCCATAAAAACAGCGCAAAACAAAATTTGCGCAGAAAATATAAAAGAAGTTGAGACTATATTGAATTAGATCTCTCGACTCGCTTCGCTCGCTCGAGATGACATTTATAAATTGGCTATTTTTGATCTTAAAAAAGAGTAAAACTCCTCATTTTTCGCCGTTTGGGTGGAATACTGCTCAAGGGCTTTTTTGCGAGCCTCAGCACCCATTCTGGAACATAGTTCTGGACTCAAAATCAGCCTTTCCAGCTTGTTTATCCAATCGCTGGTATCAGACGCCACAAAGCCATCGAGGCCGTCGGAAATGGCTTCTTTGAAGGTTCCCGTAGCGCTAGCCACCGTCGGAACACCTACGATTCCCGCCTCAAAAAACTTGAGCTGGGACTTGGATTCGCAGAAAGGATTTCCTATCTCAAGTGGAGCCAGATTGATGTCAACTTGGGAAATATTTTCAAAATGCTTGTTTCTTGCAACGTATGGCAATTGTTTGATTCTATCTTTAAATTTGTTCAATTTACTTTCAATATCCAATGGTCCAACCAAAAATAATTCCACATTGGAATGTTTTTCCATAATTTCCAAAAGCGCATCGGTTATCACCGCAAAGTCTTTGTTGTGACTGATGGTACCCGAGAAATAACCGAGCGAGATTTGGGATTTGGGATTTGGGATTTGAGATTTATTTTTCTCTATCTCTTTCACAACTCTCAAATC includes:
- a CDS encoding glycosyltransferase; protein product: MKLILIKIGKAFKTLQRDGFLRGGKRVMKAFLAMFGRVKAGDILFITGGVGDSALFRTRHYSEELELNGFKCSVTVQDNPFLSGYASKFKIFIFHRVLFTPSVKKLINNIKAQKKEIIFETDDLVFDPKYLEFMDFFKQMNVFERKLYENGVGGEILKDPYVKVCTTTTAYLAEKLREFNKKVFIIKNKLSVEDLRVVKEIEKNKSQIPNPKSQISLGYFSGTISHNKDFAVITDALLEIMEKHSNVELFLVGPLDIESKLNKFKDRIKQLPYVARNKHFENISQVDINLAPLEIGNPFCESKSQLKFFEAGIVGVPTVASATGTFKEAISDGLDGFVASDTSDWINKLERLILSPELCSRMGAEARKKALEQYSTQTAKNEEFYSFLRSKIANL